In Gemmatimonadales bacterium, the genomic window AGGGCAAGATGGAGAGGTGCCGCTCGAGCGCGCCGCTCGCCGATGGCAGCGTGCGCCTCACGAGCAGCCGTGCGCCGTCCGGTGACACCGACGTGCTGACCGGCGTGGAGGCCTGCACCAAACGGCGCGAGTCCGGCAATCGCCCCTTCAACGCGTCGGCCAGGTCCTCCGCCCAGGCACCGTAGTCGTAGGTCCCCTGGTCGTAGGCGGCCGTCGAGCCGTCCGACGTGACGCTGAAGCTGGTGATGGCGCCCGTCAGCACCGTGTCCTGGCGGCGGGCCAGGCGCCCGCTCCCCGCATCGAATGCGATGCGGACGACGGAGAAGTCACCCGCCGAGCCCGCGCGGCCGAGCCACAGCGCGTCGGCGCTCGCGCGACCCGCGCAGGGGCACGAGTTGACCAGTCGATCGGCGACGCGGCCCCGGCGGTCCATGACCTGCCACGGGCCAGCGGAAGCCTGAGTAATCATGACCGCGATCCACCGCGATCCGGGAACGACCAGGATGTTCCCCAGCCCGAGGCCCGCCCCAGCGACGCGGATGCTGTCCCCCACCGCACCGTCGAGCGAGGTCACCCTGATCCAGAAGACTGAGTCGGACCGGAACTGCGGGCCGACGAGCAGTGAGTCACCGCCCGCGTTGAACGCCGCGGCGCCCGTGGTCAGGAACCGCGGTGTGCCGCCGAGGGCGGAGAGGAGGTAGACGCCCCAGCGCCCGCCGATGGTCGCGAGAGCCAGCAGGTTGCGGCGATCCGGGCTCCACCACAGGCCGTACGCCGCCGTAGCGCCGCCGAGGATCCGGCGCGTGGCCGTGCCGCCGACGTCCTGCACCTCGATGCCGTAGGTGCACCGACCCTCGACGCAGGTGCGGGAGAAGAAGGCCAGCTGCTTGCCGTCGGGCGAGAGCGTCGGGGCCTGGACGTTTCCGGTAAAGGTGAGCTGGACCCGGCCGGCGAGCGAGACTGCCGGCCCGCGGCCGGCGCCGAGCTGGGTCCTCATGATCCAGACACCGATCACCGCGAGGACGGCGACGCCGCCGATAGCCAGCAGCGCCGAGGACGACAGCTGCGGCCGGGTCGGCGCCGGCATCGCGGCCGCCGCGGAGCCCCGCGGGCGCAGCGCCGCCGCGAACTCCGCCGCGCTCGAGAACCGGTCCGCCGGCACCTTCGCCAGCGCCTTCGCCACCGCCGCGTCGATCGTGTCGGGGATCGTGTCCCGCACCGTCCTCAGGCGCGTGGGCCGCTCCGTCAGCAGCTTCGCGATCACCGCCTGCACCGTCGGCCCGGTCACCGGCGGCTCGCCCGCCAGCATCTCGTACAGCACCGCGCCCAGCGAGTAGACGTCGCTGCGCGCGTCGAGCGCCCGGTC contains:
- a CDS encoding protein kinase; the protein is MPDTARLASALSDRYAIEREIGSGGMATVYLARDLKHDREVALKVLRADLSAVLGAERFLKEISITAKLDHPHILTLIDSGAADGILYYVLPLVRGESLRAKLEREQQLGIDEALSITRQVASALDYAHKQGVVHRDIKPENILLHEGEAVVADFGIALALREAGGSRLTETGLSLGTPQYMSPEQATGDRALDARSDVYSLGAVLYEMLAGEPPVTGPTVQAVIAKLLTERPTRLRTVRDTIPDTIDAAVAKALAKVPADRFSSAAEFAAALRPRGSAAAAMPAPTRPQLSSSALLAIGGVAVLAVIGVWIMRTQLGAGRGPAVSLAGRVQLTFTGNVQAPTLSPDGKQLAFFSRTCVEGRCTYGIEVQDVGGTATRRILGGATAAYGLWWSPDRRNLLALATIGGRWGVYLLSALGGTPRFLTTGAAAFNAGGDSLLVGPQFRSDSVFWIRVTSLDGAVGDSIRVAGAGLGLGNILVVPGSRWIAVMITQASAGPWQVMDRRGRVADRLVNSCPCAGRASADALWLGRAGSAGDFSVVRIAFDAGSGRLARRQDTVLTGAITSFSVTSDGSTAAYDQGTYDYGAWAEDLADALKGRLPDSRRLVQASTPVSTSVSPDGARLLVRRTLPSASGALERHLSILPFAGGAEVPLQTAGRVFSAFWRDSVSVLVATGTHGQHVALVDVRTGAVERALELPDTNIVDITTLPDGWAWIPGSDDRIVIQRAGRNIEVKKPSWFGVLTQVVADPAGRWIGMSGWNAATFDTVGIAVVPSDGGTPVMWATHFAEGGSMDFLDGGAVALELYPSQESVTLYRLAAPGKLELVGTVPRPVAGLDYSADLKRVVIDTRDYHGDAWTSRVEKR